Within the Paraburkholderia flagellata genome, the region CCAGCGAATTGCCAGGCACCGAAATAGCCGCGGCGCGATGGGTCTTGTTCCACCAGAAACGTTATTGAACTACCGAATTCGCCTCCAGCTGAAAATCCTTGAATAAATCGGGCGGCGACGACAAGAATTGGAGCCAGCAAGCCGATTGAATTGTACGACGGCGTCACTGCGATGATCAGCGTGCCGACGAGCATCATGCTGATCGTCAACGTCATCGCCGGCTTTCGCCCGGCCCGGTCGGCATATCTCCCGATCACGATCGCCCCGACCGGCCGAATGAAGAATGGCACACCAAAGCTCGCGAGAGCGAGCATCAGCGAAGAGAAACCGTTCCCCGTCGGAAAAAATACTTTTGCAATGGTCAATGCAAAAAAGCCGTAGGTAGCGAAGTCGAACCACTCCAGTGCATTGCCAATCGATGCAAGGAATATGCTGCGCACGACACTAGCCTGCTTACCGCGGTGGTTGTCATTTTGTGTCATAGCCTGTCTCTGCTCTGAAAGTATTCAGTCGCGCGATTTCGCTGCTTTCGACGAAACGACTGCAGCGTCTTTTGGATCAATGCTCCGACTGACGATTGCTTGCGCCGATACCTATAGTTTTCCAAATACGACGATGAAGTACGCGACGTTGTGTGGAACCTGGCCTCGGCGACTCGACCGCAGCGGAACCGCGTGGTTTAGCGGCACAAGCCTCTCGTGCAAGTCGGGAGGGATGAGACGTGCCTCAGCGATTCGGGAACTGATACGTACAATGGGCTCGTCGACCTTCGCGTCTTACCGGTCCAGTGGCGGCCGTTATTGCCGTGTAAGACCGGAGACAGCCTGCAAGGCAATTACACGTATCTGTCCGTAGACGGCGCCCTTCCACTCATCAGTGTCCGGATAAAATGCATCCTTCATGGCCTGCTTGATTTGAGCATTCTGTTCTGCCCCGCACTCCGGGTGCTTGTGAAGCCAATGGTCGCCTCGAAGAGCTGAGAACACACGACCCTCTTCGTAGGTGCCATATTCGATGCCCAGTGTGGTCTTCTCCACGTGAGACGGCAGGTCGTACACCGAAAACAAAGCGGAACCGCTTGTTTCTGTCGACACGCATCCCGGTTCGTACATCCACCTGACGTCCGCGCCCCACCAGCTGTGGGCACGCTGCAATTCATCTTTCGACTTGCTAAGGAAGATCTTTTCCGCGTGCCCGAACGGACCCAGCCCTGTGTGGATATCTACCAGGGCAACGCGCCTGTAGGCCGAGGCGTGCTCCAGAAAAATCGAGCGAAGTTCCCGCGTGCTCCAGGATACCGAATTTCCGCCGAAAAACATGCCGTCGGCAACACGATACTGACCCGCCGCTGCGATCGCCCGAACGGCCCTTTCTCCGTGCTTCGAAGCGTATGCCTCCAAGGCCTCCTCTGCCTCCGGTGTGGGCGGCCACGAGTGTGGCAACAGAAGCCGTTCGACCTCCTCGTAGGCCGGGTTTAATTCCCTCGCCGCCGCATGATCTACTGCATTTCGGTTCAGATCGACATTATCTTCGTTGACCCGCCGCAGATGCGCAAAGCCAAATGGGTTGACGGCATGAACAAGAAGCAGAGCGCATTTCTTTTCCGCGAGAACTCCGAAGAGCTCGTCATCGTTCAACATCCCGACCTGGCACCCCGATCCACAGAACCCCTCCGGGCCGTGCACACCGGACGTTACGACAAACATTGACTCCGCGCCTTTTGGTGCGTAGATCGCCGTGTCCATCGTCAGCGCTTCGCCCTCGGGGCCGAGGCGGTCCGGCAACCGCGCGGAAACGATGCGCATTCCGCGCGCACGCGCAGCATCAAGAAATTTGGCACGAGCCTCTACATACGATCTGGAAAAGTTTTGAACTACCACGCTAGAACCTCCGGTTGA harbors:
- a CDS encoding M14 family metallopeptidase, which translates into the protein MVVQNFSRSYVEARAKFLDAARARGMRIVSARLPDRLGPEGEALTMDTAIYAPKGAESMFVVTSGVHGPEGFCGSGCQVGMLNDDELFGVLAEKKCALLLVHAVNPFGFAHLRRVNEDNVDLNRNAVDHAAARELNPAYEEVERLLLPHSWPPTPEAEEALEAYASKHGERAVRAIAAAGQYRVADGMFFGGNSVSWSTRELRSIFLEHASAYRRVALVDIHTGLGPFGHAEKIFLSKSKDELQRAHSWWGADVRWMYEPGCVSTETSGSALFSVYDLPSHVEKTTLGIEYGTYEEGRVFSALRGDHWLHKHPECGAEQNAQIKQAMKDAFYPDTDEWKGAVYGQIRVIALQAVSGLTRQ